The following coding sequences are from one Microbulbifer sp. TB1203 window:
- the rep gene encoding DNA helicase Rep, whose translation MSQLNPRQAEAVKYIDGPCLVLAGAGSGKTSVITRKIAYLIEECGYAARHIAALTFTNKAAREMKERVSKLLSGPGGSKSRNSRGLTVSTFHNLGLNILRREYRTAGFKPGFSLFDSEDSRGLIKELMLRDGDLDTDLLDRVQNQISNWKNDMLTPRRALEQAQSAGEQAIAIAYGRYCDALKAYNAVDFDDLILIPVQLFEQDPELLARWRRKIRYLLVDEYQDTNNSQYLLVKLLVGGRGGLTVVGDDDQSIYAWRGARPENMSQLKVDFPNLRLIKLEQNYRSTSRILKVANHLIAHNPHEFDKALWSDRGMGEEIRVIKVGSENEEAERIANEIFLQKSRRGCKFMDFAVLYRGNHQARLLEMKLQEHQIPYQMSGGTSFFARAEIKDVMAYLRLLVNPDDDNAFLRIINTPRRQIGTSTLEALGNYAKTREISMFSACSEIGFKEHINEQGYERLNRFALWLEGVARNCRENSPDAALREMLDDIDYAGWLNQNASSEKVAEKRMENVFWLLESLNKSMEKIDDELEQDIRLEQAIAKLILRDMLDRQEEEEATDKVSLMTLHAAKGLEFPHVFMIGMEENLLPHRNSIEDDNIEEERRLTYVGITRAQKTLTMTLAGKRKMFGENHDTTPSRFLDELPEEDVELEGFGKATPEQNQAKGEETLGSLLSMFD comes from the coding sequence ATGTCCCAGCTCAACCCCCGCCAGGCGGAAGCGGTGAAGTATATCGACGGGCCCTGCCTGGTGCTGGCCGGCGCCGGTTCCGGCAAGACCAGCGTGATCACCCGCAAGATCGCCTACCTGATCGAGGAGTGCGGCTACGCCGCGCGCCATATCGCCGCGCTCACCTTCACCAACAAGGCGGCGCGGGAGATGAAGGAGCGGGTGAGCAAGCTGTTGAGCGGGCCCGGCGGCAGCAAATCGCGCAATTCCCGCGGGCTCACCGTGTCCACCTTCCATAACCTGGGGCTGAACATCCTGCGCCGGGAGTACCGCACCGCCGGCTTCAAGCCCGGCTTCTCCCTGTTCGACAGCGAGGACAGCCGCGGCCTGATCAAGGAGCTGATGCTGCGCGACGGCGACCTGGACACCGACCTGCTGGACCGGGTGCAGAACCAGATCTCCAACTGGAAGAACGACATGCTCACGCCGCGCCGGGCCCTGGAACAGGCCCAGAGCGCCGGTGAGCAAGCCATCGCTATTGCGTACGGGCGCTACTGCGACGCGCTCAAGGCCTACAACGCGGTGGACTTCGACGACCTGATCCTGATCCCGGTGCAGCTGTTCGAGCAGGACCCGGAACTGCTGGCCCGCTGGCGCAGGAAGATCCGCTACCTGCTGGTGGACGAGTACCAGGACACCAACAACTCCCAGTACCTGCTGGTGAAACTGCTGGTGGGCGGCCGCGGCGGCCTCACCGTGGTGGGGGACGACGACCAGTCCATCTACGCCTGGCGCGGCGCGCGCCCGGAGAATATGAGCCAGTTGAAGGTGGACTTCCCCAACCTGCGCCTGATCAAGCTGGAGCAGAACTACCGCTCCACCAGCCGCATCCTCAAGGTGGCCAACCACCTGATCGCCCACAACCCTCACGAGTTCGACAAGGCGCTGTGGTCCGACCGCGGCATGGGCGAGGAGATCCGCGTGATCAAGGTGGGCAGCGAGAACGAGGAGGCGGAGCGGATCGCCAACGAAATCTTCCTGCAGAAATCCCGTCGCGGCTGCAAGTTCATGGACTTCGCGGTGCTCTACCGCGGCAACCACCAGGCGCGCCTGCTGGAAATGAAACTGCAGGAGCACCAGATCCCCTACCAGATGTCCGGCGGCACCTCGTTTTTCGCCCGCGCCGAGATCAAGGACGTGATGGCCTACCTGCGCCTGCTGGTGAACCCGGACGACGACAACGCCTTCCTGCGCATCATCAACACCCCGCGCCGGCAGATAGGCACCAGCACCCTGGAGGCCCTGGGCAACTATGCGAAAACCCGCGAAATCTCCATGTTCAGCGCCTGCTCTGAGATCGGCTTCAAGGAGCATATCAACGAGCAGGGCTACGAGCGGCTGAACCGCTTCGCGCTGTGGCTGGAAGGCGTGGCCCGCAACTGCCGCGAGAACAGCCCGGACGCCGCCCTGCGCGAAATGCTCGACGATATCGACTACGCCGGCTGGCTGAACCAGAACGCCAGCAGCGAAAAAGTCGCCGAGAAGCGCATGGAGAACGTCTTCTGGCTGCTGGAATCCCTGAACAAGAGCATGGAGAAGATCGACGACGAACTGGAGCAGGACATCCGCCTGGAACAGGCCATCGCCAAGCTGATCCTGCGCGATATGCTCGACCGCCAGGAAGAGGAAGAGGCCACCGACAAGGTCAGCCTGATGACCCTGCACGCGGCCAAAGGCCTGGAATTCCCCCACGTATTTATGATCGGCATGGAGGAAAACCTGCTGCCGCACCGCAACAGCATCGAAGACGACAATATCGAGGAAGAACGCCGCCTCACCTACGTGGGCATCACCCGCGCCCAGAAGACCCTCACCATGACCCTGGCCGGCAAACGCAAGATGTTCGGCGAAAACCACGACACCACCCCCAGCCGCTTTTTGGATGAGCTGCCGGAGGAGGATGTGGAACTGGAGGGATTCGGCAAGGCCACCCCGGAGCAGAATCAGGCCAAGGGGGAGGAGACGCTGGGGTCGCTGCTCAGCATGTTTGATTGA
- a CDS encoding cytochrome c5 family protein gives MKSILGVVAALALGAAAAVAQSVDEEIAERIAPVGETCMKGEECAAAVAAAPAAGGGARSGEAVYKGSCFSCHGTGAAGAPKFGDAAAWGPRIDKGIDTLYTHAINGFNAMPPKGLCMDCSEDEVKAAVDYMVESSK, from the coding sequence ATGAAGAGTATTCTGGGTGTAGTGGCGGCGCTGGCCTTGGGCGCGGCGGCCGCGGTGGCGCAGTCGGTGGACGAAGAGATTGCCGAACGTATCGCGCCGGTGGGCGAGACCTGCATGAAGGGCGAGGAGTGCGCCGCGGCGGTTGCGGCGGCGCCCGCGGCAGGCGGCGGTGCACGCAGTGGTGAAGCAGTGTACAAAGGTTCCTGTTTCAGCTGCCACGGCACCGGCGCTGCCGGAGCCCCCAAGTTCGGAGACGCCGCTGCCTGGGGGCCGCGGATCGACAAGGGCATCGACACCCTGTACACCCACGCGATCAACGGCTTCAACGCCATGCCGCCCAAGGGGCTGTGTATGGACTGCAGCGAGGACGAGGTGAAGGCCGCTGTGGACTATATGGTGGAAAGCAGTAAGTAA
- a CDS encoding integrase arm-type DNA-binding domain-containing protein, translating to MALTELQVKQAKPRDRDYKLSDGKGMFLLVTKTGARYWRLKYRHPHTRKERVLALGVYPETSLKKARQKRDEARQLLVDGIDPSDHRKARQAENYTAATNTFEAVGREWYATKMGGKSESYRYRTLRMLERDLFPYLGSRPVAEITPPELLTVLKRIEGRGAIDTAKGAKQTASKVFRFAIAGGRATNDPAAVVGDQLQPAQKRHFSAITTPAAAGKLLVAINGYQGTPTVRAALKLAPLLFCRPGELRALEWAEINWEDQRIELPASKMKMREPHIIPLARQAVAILRELEPLTGRFRYVFPSPKGASRCMSENAVRVALRNMGYGNDQMTGHGFRAMARTLLDEELNERVEYIEHQLAHSVRDANGTAYNRTKHLPQRVVMMQRWADYLDNLREQTKAGNVVTVKFGAQ from the coding sequence ATGGCACTGACGGAACTACAGGTAAAGCAGGCGAAGCCACGGGACAGGGACTACAAGCTCAGCGACGGAAAGGGAATGTTCCTGCTGGTGACGAAAACCGGCGCCCGTTACTGGCGGCTCAAGTACCGCCACCCCCACACCAGAAAAGAGCGCGTATTGGCCCTGGGGGTGTACCCGGAAACCAGCCTCAAGAAAGCCCGCCAGAAGCGCGACGAGGCCCGCCAGTTGCTGGTGGACGGCATAGACCCGAGCGACCACCGCAAAGCCCGCCAGGCAGAGAACTACACCGCAGCCACCAACACCTTTGAGGCGGTGGGCCGCGAATGGTACGCAACTAAGATGGGCGGCAAGTCGGAGAGCTACCGGTACCGCACCTTGCGAATGCTGGAGCGCGATTTATTCCCCTACCTGGGCAGCCGCCCCGTTGCCGAAATCACCCCGCCGGAACTGCTGACCGTCCTAAAGCGGATCGAGGGGCGCGGCGCTATCGACACAGCCAAGGGCGCCAAGCAAACCGCGAGCAAGGTTTTCCGCTTCGCCATTGCCGGGGGCCGCGCCACCAATGACCCCGCCGCCGTGGTGGGCGACCAGTTGCAACCGGCGCAGAAACGGCACTTCTCCGCGATAACCACCCCAGCGGCCGCCGGCAAGCTGCTGGTGGCCATAAACGGCTATCAGGGCACCCCAACAGTGCGGGCGGCGCTGAAACTGGCCCCGCTGCTGTTCTGTCGCCCCGGCGAGCTCCGCGCCCTGGAGTGGGCGGAAATCAACTGGGAGGACCAGCGGATAGAACTGCCCGCCTCCAAGATGAAAATGCGGGAACCGCACATAATCCCACTGGCCCGCCAAGCGGTGGCCATTCTGCGCGAGCTGGAGCCGCTTACAGGCCGTTTCCGCTATGTGTTCCCCTCTCCCAAGGGGGCCAGCCGTTGCATGTCTGAAAACGCCGTACGCGTCGCCCTGCGCAATATGGGCTATGGCAATGACCAAATGACCGGCCACGGCTTCCGCGCAATGGCGCGCACCCTGCTGGACGAAGAGCTTAACGAGCGGGTGGAGTACATCGAGCATCAGTTGGCGCACTCAGTCAGGGACGCCAACGGCACCGCCTACAACCGCACAAAGCACCTGCCGCAGCGAGTGGTCATGATGCAACGGTGGGCGGATTACCTGGACAACCTGCGCGAGCAGACGAAGGCGGGCAACGTGGTAACCGTCAAGTTCGGCGCCCAATAG
- a CDS encoding DUF6387 family protein: MAKITTVERLRELAPWFNLADYQICDGFTAQEWADNFEARRIARFCARFEIDGERAPIPDPAEWEESFCVNQAASDHSDDSDDSDLLEEAFKNSRFRDARNRIAAPISMSEIKHIARTFSGSESDGVAVDDVYGIDRAHIAIRLRATDAEILEAVQSLITKYRKAAGITPVVYGGGSGFNLARIRQNKILAFVDLSLWAEIHGHTISNPLYIRVLFPMAPKREDYVRTTLRPLAEAALEPSFFFAACQTETV; encoded by the coding sequence TTGGCCAAAATTACAACCGTCGAGAGACTAAGAGAACTCGCGCCTTGGTTTAATCTTGCTGATTACCAAATTTGCGATGGCTTCACTGCTCAAGAATGGGCCGACAACTTCGAAGCCAGGCGGATAGCGAGATTTTGCGCCAGGTTCGAAATCGATGGGGAAAGGGCACCAATCCCGGACCCAGCCGAGTGGGAGGAGTCGTTTTGCGTGAATCAGGCCGCATCTGATCATTCAGATGATTCTGATGATTCAGATTTGCTCGAGGAAGCATTCAAAAATTCGAGGTTCCGAGACGCCCGCAACCGCATTGCCGCCCCCATCTCCATGTCAGAGATAAAACATATCGCAAGAACCTTTAGCGGGAGCGAATCAGACGGGGTCGCCGTAGACGACGTTTATGGTATTGATCGCGCACATATAGCTATCAGACTAAGAGCAACTGACGCGGAAATTCTAGAAGCCGTTCAGAGTCTAATCACCAAATACCGCAAAGCAGCTGGTATCACCCCCGTTGTTTATGGCGGAGGATCGGGATTCAACTTGGCAAGGATTCGGCAAAACAAGATTTTGGCGTTTGTGGACCTGAGTTTGTGGGCCGAGATTCATGGCCACACTATCAGCAACCCCCTCTATATCCGGGTTCTATTCCCGATGGCCCCCAAGCGGGAAGATTATGTCCGCACTACGCTGCGCCCCCTGGCAGAAGCAGCCTTGGAGCCGTCTTTCTTCTTCGCAGCATGCCAAACCGAAACAGTATAA
- a CDS encoding alkaline phosphatase D family protein, protein MKRFTRRDFIKAALAASGGVLVSTPLQAMTRPALPSEVTFQHGVASGDPLQDAVILWTRATPAKGGEPVGPVKVTWELARDSQFTDVLRRGSANTDLARDYTIKIDVRGLEPGASYFYRFIGASEQSPVGRTRTLPEGGVEQVKLAVFSCSNYPAGYFNAYQLAAQRDDWDAVLHLGDYIYEYPADGYATERSAEIGRALPEDNGGELLTLTDYRKRYALYRTDAGLQALHAAAPFIAVWDDHEITNDTWTGGAENHNEGEGDFFARRAAAVQAYYEWLPIRPPRGERNPQIYRSFRFGDLLDLHMLDTRVIGRDQQVDFAAYIGEDGALDGQSFAAALADPARSLLGRKQLSWLEKTLEKSDGHWQLLGQQVLMGRMHLPAEIMTNYATGGKENPTAELVALKAASLRGEPLSDAQRARLEQLVPYNLDAWDGYAVEREALYRRVTELNKNLVVVAGDTHNAWYSHLKDVSGRMVGLEFATPSVTSPGMESYLKLDDKSAQELAQGMSLLIDDLQYCNLHQRGYMALTFSKAQVQAEWKFIDNIDSTEFAEAGSHSVVHSLA, encoded by the coding sequence GTGAAAAGATTCACCCGACGCGATTTTATCAAGGCCGCCCTGGCCGCCTCCGGCGGCGTGCTGGTATCCACCCCGCTGCAGGCCATGACCAGGCCTGCCTTGCCCTCCGAGGTCACTTTCCAGCACGGCGTCGCCAGCGGCGATCCGCTGCAGGATGCCGTCATCCTCTGGACCCGGGCCACGCCGGCTAAGGGCGGTGAGCCGGTGGGCCCGGTGAAAGTGACCTGGGAGCTGGCCCGGGACAGCCAGTTCACGGATGTTTTGCGTAGGGGCAGCGCGAATACGGATCTCGCCCGGGATTACACCATCAAGATCGACGTGCGCGGGCTGGAGCCGGGCGCCAGCTACTTTTACCGCTTTATCGGCGCCAGTGAACAAAGCCCCGTGGGCCGCACCAGGACCCTGCCCGAGGGCGGGGTGGAGCAGGTGAAACTGGCCGTTTTCTCCTGCTCCAACTATCCCGCCGGCTATTTCAATGCCTACCAGTTGGCGGCGCAGAGAGACGATTGGGACGCGGTGCTGCACCTGGGCGACTACATCTACGAATACCCCGCCGACGGCTATGCCACGGAGCGCTCCGCGGAAATAGGGCGCGCGCTGCCGGAAGACAACGGCGGCGAACTATTGACCCTGACGGATTACCGCAAGCGCTACGCCCTCTACCGCACCGATGCCGGCCTGCAGGCGCTGCATGCGGCCGCGCCCTTTATCGCCGTGTGGGACGATCACGAGATCACCAACGATACCTGGACAGGCGGTGCGGAAAACCACAATGAGGGCGAGGGCGATTTCTTCGCCCGCCGCGCCGCCGCGGTGCAGGCCTATTATGAGTGGCTGCCGATCCGCCCGCCGCGGGGGGAGAGAAATCCGCAGATCTACCGCAGCTTCCGCTTCGGCGATCTGCTGGACCTGCACATGCTGGACACTCGCGTCATCGGCCGCGACCAACAGGTAGACTTCGCGGCCTACATCGGCGAAGACGGCGCCCTCGACGGCCAGTCCTTCGCCGCGGCGCTGGCGGACCCGGCGCGTTCCCTCCTCGGCCGGAAGCAGCTCTCCTGGCTGGAGAAAACCCTGGAAAAATCCGATGGCCACTGGCAGCTGCTGGGCCAGCAGGTGCTGATGGGCAGAATGCACCTGCCGGCGGAGATCATGACCAATTACGCCACCGGCGGAAAGGAAAATCCCACCGCCGAACTGGTGGCGTTGAAAGCGGCCAGCTTGCGGGGCGAGCCGTTGAGCGACGCCCAGCGCGCTCGGCTGGAACAGCTTGTGCCCTACAACCTCGACGCCTGGGACGGCTATGCCGTGGAGCGCGAGGCGCTGTACCGGCGCGTTACCGAGCTGAACAAAAACCTGGTGGTGGTGGCGGGGGATACCCACAACGCCTGGTACAGCCACCTGAAAGACGTCAGTGGGCGCATGGTGGGGCTGGAATTCGCCACGCCCAGTGTCACTTCACCGGGGATGGAAAGTTATCTCAAGCTGGACGACAAGTCCGCCCAGGAACTGGCTCAGGGTATGTCGCTGCTGATCGACGACCTGCAGTACTGCAACCTGCACCAGCGCGGTTATATGGCGCTGACTTTCAGCAAGGCACAGGTGCAAGCGGAGTGGAAATTCATCGATAACATCGACAGCACCGAATTTGCCGAGGCCGGCAGCCACAGCGTAGTGCACAGCCTGGCCTGA
- a CDS encoding winged helix-turn-helix domain-containing protein, with product MLEAILGSTSAERVLVFLCAREGGYAAEIARAFATDLSPIQKQLERMERDGLLISRTIGRTRVYEFNPRNPFVPELKSLLQKALDLYPEQIKENLLLDRRRPRKKSKPL from the coding sequence GTGCTTGAAGCCATATTGGGCTCAACCAGCGCCGAGAGGGTTCTGGTATTCCTCTGCGCCAGAGAAGGCGGCTACGCCGCCGAGATAGCCAGGGCATTCGCAACTGACCTCAGCCCCATTCAGAAACAGCTGGAGAGGATGGAGCGCGATGGCCTGCTGATCAGTCGCACTATCGGCCGCACGAGGGTCTATGAATTCAATCCCCGCAATCCCTTTGTCCCTGAGTTGAAATCACTCCTGCAAAAAGCGCTCGATCTGTATCCGGAACAGATAAAAGAAAACCTGCTCCTCGATCGACGACGTCCTCGCAAAAAGAGCAAACCGCTATGA
- a CDS encoding C13 family peptidase — protein MKHTYLAALLLLLTGCEPVQFAGGTALPDGSIYAGDLENGLFHGQGKLTWPDGRFYEGEFRQGRMTGRGRFDYGDGCIYEGEFLDGDLNGSGRYECGETAWEGQFQQGELLKGSVSWEEGGAYEGEFQDWEPHGQGHQTTTEGAHYEGTFEDGYLVQGSYRDEQGYRYQGGFEYSYYAGEGELTQPDGTVIRATFEYGEANGEGVRIRKDDKGEPLEETGYFASGQYYPSKQAWQGNHRQQKAAVEARLYSEADRLQSTLASLAPQRPGVRDVYLLVVGGDGTSPVFAKEVDWVSERLSSVFDVKQRQLRLSNGGGDKFPLATRTSVRESLKALDALMDPEEDLLLVHLVSHGDDNGDFKLAEKKLPLNDLSVADGKQWLDGLNARHQWIVISACYSGLWKEALANPNRVVFTSAAPDRTSFGCSDDSERTWFSAALYDEALNTGVGDPAAWFAAANKRVTEMEKEQGIEGESHSLPQHAVGQEFLRWWKH, from the coding sequence ATGAAACACACCTATCTCGCCGCCCTGTTGCTACTCCTCACCGGCTGCGAGCCGGTGCAGTTCGCCGGCGGCACCGCCCTGCCGGACGGCTCCATCTATGCCGGAGATCTGGAGAATGGCCTGTTTCACGGCCAGGGCAAGCTGACCTGGCCGGATGGCCGCTTCTACGAGGGGGAATTCCGGCAGGGCCGGATGACCGGCCGGGGGCGGTTCGATTACGGCGATGGCTGTATCTACGAGGGTGAATTTCTCGACGGCGATCTCAATGGCAGCGGTCGCTATGAATGTGGAGAGACCGCCTGGGAGGGGCAATTCCAGCAGGGAGAGCTGCTGAAAGGATCGGTTTCCTGGGAGGAAGGGGGAGCCTACGAAGGGGAGTTCCAGGACTGGGAGCCTCACGGCCAGGGACACCAGACGACCACCGAGGGCGCCCACTACGAAGGCACCTTTGAAGACGGCTATCTGGTGCAGGGCAGCTATCGGGACGAACAGGGCTATCGCTACCAGGGCGGTTTTGAATACTCCTATTACGCCGGCGAGGGGGAGCTGACCCAGCCGGACGGCACCGTTATCCGGGCCACCTTCGAGTACGGCGAGGCGAATGGCGAGGGTGTTCGCATTCGCAAGGATGACAAGGGCGAACCGCTGGAGGAAACGGGCTATTTCGCATCCGGCCAGTATTACCCCAGCAAACAGGCCTGGCAGGGCAACCACAGGCAACAGAAGGCAGCCGTGGAAGCGCGCCTCTACTCCGAGGCCGACCGACTGCAATCGACACTCGCCTCACTGGCCCCGCAGCGGCCGGGCGTGCGCGATGTATACCTGCTGGTGGTTGGCGGTGACGGCACCTCACCCGTGTTTGCCAAGGAAGTGGACTGGGTGTCGGAACGGCTGAGCAGCGTATTCGATGTCAAGCAACGGCAGCTGCGCCTCTCCAACGGCGGCGGCGATAAATTTCCTCTCGCCACCCGCACCAGCGTGCGGGAAAGCCTCAAGGCGCTGGATGCCCTGATGGACCCGGAAGAAGACCTGCTGCTGGTGCACCTGGTCAGCCACGGCGACGACAATGGAGACTTCAAGCTCGCCGAGAAGAAGCTGCCGCTGAACGATCTGTCGGTGGCGGACGGCAAGCAATGGCTGGACGGCCTGAACGCACGCCACCAATGGATAGTGATCTCCGCCTGCTACTCCGGTCTGTGGAAGGAGGCCCTGGCCAACCCCAACCGGGTGGTATTCACCTCCGCCGCCCCGGACCGCACTTCCTTCGGCTGCAGTGACGACTCCGAGCGCACCTGGTTCAGCGCGGCGCTGTACGATGAGGCACTGAATACGGGTGTCGGCGACCCAGCGGCCTGGTTCGCCGCCGCCAACAAGCGGGTTACCGAGATGGAAAAGGAACAGGGGATTGAGGGGGAATCGCACTCACTGCCGCAGCACGCGGTTGGGCAAGAGTTCCTGCGGTGGTGGAAACATTAA
- a CDS encoding PDDEXK nuclease domain-containing protein: protein MNNLPRPDDLFEEISQIVEQARNRVQRSVNTAMVQTYWHIGRLILEHEQQGERRAAYGKGQLKLLSERLTGRFGKGFDVTNLRNMRRFYETFPIRETLSLELSWSHYNILARVVNPEARIWYMQEAANQGWSVRALERQIGVLYYERLLSSKDRVPVEIEAQEKTEPLAEDPKDYLRDPYILDFLNLDSQPYQESNLEQGIISNLQRFLLELGKGFAFVERQQRIRTEDGDYYIDLVFYNYYLKCFVLIDLKMNKLTHQDVGQMDMYVRLYEEQKRGSDDNPTIGLILCSEHNHTVAQYSVLKDSQQLFASKYLTILPSEEELKRELERERALVQRKIEEAVREYRVDA, encoded by the coding sequence ATGAATAACCTGCCCCGACCCGACGACCTGTTCGAGGAAATCAGTCAGATAGTCGAGCAAGCCCGCAACCGGGTGCAGCGCAGTGTAAACACGGCCATGGTGCAGACGTACTGGCACATAGGGCGCCTGATTCTGGAGCACGAACAGCAGGGTGAGCGGCGCGCGGCCTACGGCAAGGGACAACTCAAACTTCTATCCGAACGGCTGACTGGTCGGTTCGGCAAGGGGTTCGACGTCACCAATCTGCGCAATATGCGGCGCTTCTATGAGACCTTCCCAATTCGAGAGACACTGTCTCTCGAATTGAGCTGGTCTCACTACAACATTCTGGCCCGGGTGGTGAACCCCGAGGCCCGTATCTGGTACATGCAGGAAGCAGCAAACCAAGGCTGGAGTGTCCGCGCCCTGGAACGCCAGATAGGCGTGCTCTACTACGAACGTCTGCTCTCCAGCAAGGACAGGGTCCCAGTGGAGATCGAGGCCCAGGAGAAAACCGAGCCCCTTGCCGAAGACCCCAAAGACTATCTGCGTGACCCCTATATCCTCGATTTCCTGAATCTGGACAGCCAACCTTATCAGGAGAGCAATCTCGAGCAGGGCATCATCAGCAACCTGCAACGCTTTCTGTTGGAACTGGGCAAGGGCTTCGCGTTTGTCGAGCGGCAGCAGCGCATCCGCACCGAGGATGGCGATTACTATATCGACCTGGTCTTCTACAACTACTACCTGAAATGCTTCGTTCTGATCGACCTGAAGATGAACAAGCTTACGCACCAGGATGTTGGCCAGATGGATATGTACGTGCGGCTTTACGAAGAACAGAAACGCGGCTCGGACGACAACCCCACCATCGGCCTGATCCTTTGCAGTGAGCACAACCACACGGTTGCGCAGTATTCAGTGCTCAAAGACAGCCAACAGCTCTTCGCCTCCAAATACCTGACCATATTGCCCAGCGAAGAGGAACTGAAACGCGAGCTGGAACGGGAGCGGGCGCTCGTACAGCGGAAAATAGAGGAAGCGGTACGCGAATACCGGGTAGATGCTTAA
- the mtgA gene encoding monofunctional biosynthetic peptidoglycan transglycosylase, whose protein sequence is MLRFLRTPFKFVLWLCAAFATATVLLVLMLRWVDPPSSAVIQFWQQHSGQRAQQQWRPLEKISPNLQMAVIAAEDQKFPEHYGFDFAALKKAISENRKRTRGASTITQQTAKNLFLWNGRSYLRKGLEAWFTLLMELLWPKERILEVYLNIAEFGEGIYGAEAAARSFFGASAQNISHWQAGLMAAVLPSPKRMSVKAPSRYVRSRASTIHRQVRKLGGAGYLKNL, encoded by the coding sequence ATGCTCCGATTTCTGAGAACCCCTTTCAAATTCGTCCTCTGGCTCTGCGCTGCCTTCGCGACTGCAACAGTCCTGCTGGTGCTGATGCTGCGCTGGGTAGATCCACCCTCTTCCGCGGTGATCCAGTTCTGGCAGCAGCACAGCGGCCAAAGGGCGCAGCAGCAGTGGCGCCCGCTGGAGAAGATTTCCCCCAACCTGCAGATGGCCGTTATCGCCGCGGAAGACCAGAAGTTCCCCGAGCACTACGGTTTCGATTTCGCCGCGCTCAAAAAAGCCATCAGCGAAAACCGCAAACGCACCCGCGGCGCCAGTACCATTACCCAGCAGACCGCCAAAAACCTGTTCCTGTGGAACGGCCGCAGCTACCTGCGCAAAGGGCTGGAAGCCTGGTTTACCCTGTTGATGGAATTGCTCTGGCCCAAGGAACGGATTCTGGAGGTCTACCTGAATATCGCCGAATTCGGGGAGGGGATTTACGGTGCCGAGGCCGCGGCAAGAAGCTTTTTCGGCGCATCCGCGCAAAATATCAGCCATTGGCAGGCGGGGCTTATGGCCGCGGTGCTGCCAAGCCCGAAGCGGATGTCCGTAAAAGCGCCTTCCCGTTATGTGCGCAGCCGCGCATCGACCATTCACAGACAGGTGCGGAAACTGGGTGGCGCCGGTTATCTGAAGAATCTCTAA
- a CDS encoding PhzF family phenazine biosynthesis protein, whose amino-acid sequence MALDYALLNVFADVPFQGSQIPVVKLDGATVSDDGKMAIAGEFQQTQTVFIEPDNAAAPVSVFSSRGRELFGAHTILAASYVAHEMGLTKDEGSFASFLLKQNDQLIESFIDKGDGAPGSIQFARLLSPTIDRYTPEIPRLAAALNIDEKHIAFSKYKPMVVSVDTPTLIVPFTRPEHVMAASLNHGYWAELSGDVYTSELFLFAPGSITGSSQFHGRLLNPDMPRGAFPPIGNVMPEFIAYLAEQPDTAAGTHTFSIDRGSNDTRKSILHAEFDKKPGKEVRCRIGGNVIKIGVGSLLYP is encoded by the coding sequence ATGGCTCTCGATTACGCACTCCTCAATGTATTTGCCGATGTACCTTTCCAGGGCTCCCAGATTCCGGTGGTGAAGCTGGATGGGGCAACTGTCAGCGATGACGGTAAGATGGCCATCGCCGGTGAGTTCCAGCAGACCCAGACGGTGTTCATCGAGCCGGATAACGCCGCCGCGCCGGTGAGCGTGTTCAGCAGCAGGGGGAGGGAGTTGTTTGGCGCACACACCATTCTGGCCGCTTCCTATGTGGCCCATGAAATGGGGCTGACCAAGGACGAAGGGAGTTTCGCTTCCTTCCTGCTGAAGCAGAATGACCAGCTGATCGAGAGCTTTATCGACAAGGGGGACGGGGCCCCGGGCTCCATCCAGTTTGCCCGCCTGCTCAGCCCCACCATCGACCGCTACACCCCGGAAATTCCCCGCTTGGCGGCGGCTCTGAACATCGATGAAAAGCACATCGCGTTCAGCAAGTACAAGCCCATGGTGGTGAGTGTGGATACGCCGACCCTGATAGTGCCCTTCACCCGCCCGGAACATGTGATGGCGGCCAGCCTGAACCACGGGTACTGGGCGGAGCTGTCCGGCGATGTGTACACCTCTGAGCTGTTCCTGTTTGCACCGGGTTCCATTACCGGTTCTTCCCAATTCCACGGCCGCCTGCTCAACCCGGATATGCCCCGGGGTGCTTTTCCGCCTATTGGTAATGTGATGCCGGAATTTATTGCCTATCTGGCCGAGCAGCCGGATACCGCGGCCGGTACCCACACATTCTCTATCGACCGCGGCAGCAACGATACCCGCAAGAGCATTCTGCATGCGGAATTCGACAAGAAGCCGGGCAAGGAAGTGCGTTGCCGGATCGGCGGCAATGTGATCAAGATAGGGGTGGGTTCGCTGCTGTATCCCTGA